AGATTGACGACGCGCGCAGGAACATTATCGGGCTGCACCGGCTGACTGAGCGTGATTGCATAGGGAACCTCGCGCGGCGTCGATGTTCCGATTCCCTCGTAAAGACGAATGTCCTTAAGCGAGGCTGCCGCATGTGCAAAGGTCTGAGCATCGAGAACAGCGCAAGCTTGTCCCGCCCCGGTTGCGGCAACAGAACGCTCATAGCGAAAATAGTGCGGGTCGGCCGTCTGTGCTACGGAAGTCGGGACTGCGCGCCAGAACAGGAGTGCCAGAAGGAGAACCGCTTTCACTGATCGACTCCAGTGGTTGGCTCTGATGAGTGGGGCTGCTCCGGCTCGGATGCGCGAAAGGCAAGCCAGTCCTTTTGATAAGCAAAGCTGACAACCATGAGCAGCACTCCAAGACCGAGAAAACTGATGACACGATAACCCTGGCTCAGATCGCGCAGGTCATAGATGAAAGTTTTACCGATCGTAAAGACGAGCAGGATGATTGCCTGCCATCGAATAAACGCGCTGCGCTTCCAGAAGCCGACGGCAAGAAGAGCTGCTCCATAAAGCATCAGAAAGCCCGAGATGATGAGTGACCTCTGGAGAACGGCTTCAACATTGCCGTAAACAGGGTGGAAGGCAGTGTCTATCTCATGCACGCAGGCAGATATCGCAACCAGGTTCAGCGCAATAATCGAAAAGCCGACGATTGTGCGCCATGAAGGCGACGCTACATCGGACGACGTACTTGCGCGAAGAGCGATCCACGTGGAAGCAGCTAAAGCGGCAATTCCAAAGAGCGATGTAGCAAATCGGAGATTCAGAAAAGCCGTCTGCCCGGGTTGGCCGAGCCAGACAAGCGGGCTGCTCAAGCTGAAAAACCCTAGCAAAAGCGCGCAGAGCGCCAGCACGCGAAGAACACGATGAGAGCTTATCGCAGTGCTCTCCGTGGTAGATGTCATCATGCGCGCCGCTATCCAGAGCAGCGCTACGCCCTCAGCAAACCAGCCAACTGTAATCCAGTTGCCGCTGGCTTTGAGTGGAATAGCGATGGTAAGAAAGACGACGGCAAGCGAGAGGTGTACGGCAAAGGTAACGCGCGCTTGCGGCAGGCGCATCAAGCCGAGATACAGCGCGCCAAACAGAACGGCCATCCATGGCAGAAGCGCATGATGGCCGGAATCTTCGAGCAGCGAATAGAACGCCAGCGCAAGAAACACCGCATTCGCCAGCGGGAGAAAGATCGAGGCAATCGCAGCGGAACCCTGCGAGTGGCCTTTGCGTTCGTCACGTTCGTCAATGGACGGCACAATAAAGATGACAAAGAAGAGCGCAACAAAAAGCGAGGTCACCGCAAGTTCAGTCGAAGAGTTGAACTGCACATACCAGCCGACGAAGAACGCTATCGTTGCGGGGAAGGCCCCAAGCAGGAGCCGCTGCCATGGCTTGAGCCGAACAAGCGCCACCGTGGCAATGTCGATCACCAGGATGTAGGTGAAGAGAAACGTCTCGTGGTTCCCTCCGGTGGCAAGCAGGAGAGGCGTGGCAAAAGCCCCGGCGAGCGCATAGATGGCGAGTAACTCGCTCGATTGTGACCAGGCCATCAAGGCATTCCACGCAGTGACGAGAACCATGGCAGCAAGCGCCACTCCTGCTGGCATCAGATGAAAGACCTGAAACGCGGCCCAGAGCGCAAGATAGAGAACCCCGCTCCCAATGGCCTTGAGCGAGTAGGAAAATACATCGAAACCTTTGCGACGAAAGCGCTCGGACCAGAGCACGATTGCCGAGCCTGCGACGAGTCCTATGAGCACGCGTCCTAACGGTCCAATCCAGTGATTGTCCATTGCGTGCTTCAGAAACAGCGCTGCTGCGATCAGCAACGCGATGATGCCGATGCGATTGAAGATCTGCGAGCCTATACGCTTTTCAAGCGAAGACGCCGGCTTCGACGAAAGCTGGGGAACCTGCTCAAGAACAGGCTTTGGAGGTGGAGGTGGAACCTGCGCGGCTTCGCGCGACGGTTGATCCTGAACAACCGCGCCTGAAGCGGTAAGATGGCGCTCGATGGCCGCAACGCGCCCGGACAAGGCCGCAATCTCCTGCGCAAGCCGTGCGACCGCGTTCTGTTGCGTCTGCTGCTCTTCCTGCCCCATGGCAATTACTGTACCGCCTCCCCGCATGGCAGTGGCAAAGGGTTTCCACAATTGATAACCTTTGCCTCGATGAACAACGCACTCCAGATTCTGGTGATCGATGACGACGAGGTGAGCCGTGAGGTGCTCCGCCTGCTTCTCGAAAGCGAAGGCCACAGGGTGGATACTGCCGATTCAGGAGATGCTGCGCTTACGCATCTCAACGAGGGAGCCGGAACCATGCCCACGGTGATTCTCGTGGATATGCAGATGCCCGGCATCCGCGGTGACGAGCTGGCCCGGCGGCTTCGCAGCACATGTGGAGCGCAGACACTCTTGTTGGCCATGAGCGGCAGTCGACCGGAGAGCGATCTCGCGGACGCGTTCGACGCGTTTCTGCTGAAGCCGTTCTCCATGGAGCAATTCGCTGCTCTCGTCGACACAAGCCAGCCTGCAATTGAAGGCAACGAAGTATCAGGGGCGCTCAACGAGTCGATCTATCAAAAACTCGCCAACTCGATGAGTGCATCGCAGTTGGAAAAGCTCTATTCCATGTGCCTGAGCGATGCTGAAAATCGGATTGATGCGATGCAAAAAGCGGCCGCTGGCCAGGACGACGCAGCCTATCGACGCGAGGCGCACGCCATCAAGGGAGGGTGCGGCATGGTGGGAGCAGTGGAGTTGCAAAGTATTGCAAACATAATGGAAACAAAAGGGATAGAGGCTAATCATGTAGCTACTCTTCATGAATTCCTGCTGGCATCTAAACGCTTGCAGCGTATTCTGATCGCACGTATGTATAGGCAGAGCAATAGTTGAGCCGTGGAACATTTCGAGGAGATGTCACGCATGAAGGAAGCTGTGAAAAAAACCTCTGAGGCCGGAGCAGGTGTAACCCCCATTCGCGTCGTCGTCGCAGACGATCATCCAGTTGTCCGCTTTGGCGTCAGAAACATGCTCGAAAATGAGAATGGCTTCGAAGTCGTCGGCGAGGCCGAGGATGGCGATGTCGCCATTACACAGACACTCGAGCTCGAACCGGACATCCTGCTGCTCGACCTGTTGATGCCGCGTCTGCCTGGCCTCGAAGCGATGCGCGCCATCATGAGCAAATCGCCGCGTGTCAAGATCATCATGCTCACCAGCACCATCTCGACACAGCAGATCATTGAGGCCCTGCAGATTGGCGCGCGTGGCATCGTGCTGAAAGACGCCGTCGCCGGCGATCTGTCGAAGTCCCTGCGCGCCGTTCTCTCCGGTGATTACTGGATCGGTGGCGAGCGTGTCGCCAATCTAGTCTCCAAGTTGAATGAGTTGATGAAAGAGGCGGCGGCAGTACCCGAGCGCAAGACTTATGGGCTGACTCCGCGCGAGCTTGAAGTCGTCACCTGCATCGTCGAAGGATGCAGCAACAAAGATGTTGCCAAGCAGTTCTCCATCAGTGAAGAGACGGTCAAGCGGCACCTCTCGAATATCTTTGACAAAACCGGCGTTTCGACTCGTCTCGAACTGGCGCTGTTTGCCATCGCGCATAAACTCGTGGTGCTGGACAACTAGGCTAGCTCTTCGTGTTTTTAGCTGTGTCCTTGCGCACGTATTTCTTTTAATTTTGCGGCGAGTTCGCGGACAATCTCTGGGTGCGTCTGAGCAACGTTGTTTGCTTCGCTGATATCGTGGGCTAAATCGTAAAGTTGATACTCGACTCCCTCTGTATCTGTCCTGGAACCGTGGCCTCGGCCTACTGGCTGATTTGCATCGACCAGCTTCCATTGCCCCTTGCGAATCGCCAGAACGGTAGATTCCTCCACGATGTATTCGCGGCCGGTCTTCGCCTTCCCC
This is a stretch of genomic DNA from Edaphobacter acidisoli. It encodes these proteins:
- a CDS encoding DUF2339 domain-containing protein, with amino-acid sequence MSGRVAAIERHLTASGAVVQDQPSREAAQVPPPPPKPVLEQVPQLSSKPASSLEKRIGSQIFNRIGIIALLIAAALFLKHAMDNHWIGPLGRVLIGLVAGSAIVLWSERFRRKGFDVFSYSLKAIGSGVLYLALWAAFQVFHLMPAGVALAAMVLVTAWNALMAWSQSSELLAIYALAGAFATPLLLATGGNHETFLFTYILVIDIATVALVRLKPWQRLLLGAFPATIAFFVGWYVQFNSSTELAVTSLFVALFFVIFIVPSIDERDERKGHSQGSAAIASIFLPLANAVFLALAFYSLLEDSGHHALLPWMAVLFGALYLGLMRLPQARVTFAVHLSLAVVFLTIAIPLKASGNWITVGWFAEGVALLWIAARMMTSTTESTAISSHRVLRVLALCALLLGFFSLSSPLVWLGQPGQTAFLNLRFATSLFGIAALAASTWIALRASTSSDVASPSWRTIVGFSIIALNLVAISACVHEIDTAFHPVYGNVEAVLQRSLIISGFLMLYGAALLAVGFWKRSAFIRWQAIILLVFTIGKTFIYDLRDLSQGYRVISFLGLGVLLMVVSFAYQKDWLAFRASEPEQPHSSEPTTGVDQ
- a CDS encoding response regulator, translated to MALDGRNAPGQGRNLLRKPCDRVLLRLLLFLPHGNYCTASPHGSGKGFPQLITFASMNNALQILVIDDDEVSREVLRLLLESEGHRVDTADSGDAALTHLNEGAGTMPTVILVDMQMPGIRGDELARRLRSTCGAQTLLLAMSGSRPESDLADAFDAFLLKPFSMEQFAALVDTSQPAIEGNEVSGALNESIYQKLANSMSASQLEKLYSMCLSDAENRIDAMQKAAAGQDDAAYRREAHAIKGGCGMVGAVELQSIANIMETKGIEANHVATLHEFLLASKRLQRILIARMYRQSNS
- a CDS encoding response regulator gives rise to the protein MKEAVKKTSEAGAGVTPIRVVVADDHPVVRFGVRNMLENENGFEVVGEAEDGDVAITQTLELEPDILLLDLLMPRLPGLEAMRAIMSKSPRVKIIMLTSTISTQQIIEALQIGARGIVLKDAVAGDLSKSLRAVLSGDYWIGGERVANLVSKLNELMKEAAAVPERKTYGLTPRELEVVTCIVEGCSNKDVAKQFSISEETVKRHLSNIFDKTGVSTRLELALFAIAHKLVVLDN